The Lolium rigidum isolate FL_2022 chromosome 2, APGP_CSIRO_Lrig_0.1, whole genome shotgun sequence genomic interval gctaccaaaattattcctataagcattgttgttgaaattgttgtttttaatgaaattcacatcaacatgctcctatttagcaaccaaagaagctaacagaatattatttggatcaacatgagctttaccattaacaagcataaacataatagtatcaatcttagcactcaaggaggaggattcttcgacataatttacccTCTTACCTTGTGGAACTCTCTcgatgtgccattcagaataatttatcatcatatcatcaagtaatttagttgcatCCCCCAAAgtagtggacataaaggtacctccagcagctgaatccatgagatttcttgaagaaaaatttagtcctacataattttttttggatgatcatccaaataggcaatccatgagtgtgacaattctttaccaaagctttcattctttcccaagcttgagcaacatgttcgttatcaaattgtctaaatttcattatgtcgcttCTTAAAGATAtagtcttagcaggaggataatattttccaataaaatcatctttgcatttaacacaaggaacaatactatttctaggcaaagatagcaaccaatctttagctctacctctcaaagagaaaggaaacaatttaagtttaataatgtcaccatctatatctttatattttttcatctcacaaagttcaacaaagttattaaggtgagaagcgacatcttcagtactaacaccagaaaattgctctttcataacaagatttaataaagcatgTTTACtttcatagaaagctgcttcgggagcaggtggagcaatatgtgtacaaataaaatcattgttgttggtgctattaaagtcacacaacttagtattttcagcggaacccattttatcaaaattaaaactaagcaacagaaataagaGCTATAAcagaaactattttttttgtgtttttgatacaaagacaactataaaagtaaactaattgttttgtgtttttgatataataaagcaaaataaacaaaataaagtaaactaatctAACTATAacgaagtaaagagattggagatgagagactccccttgcagaaatactctttctccccggcagcggcaccagaaaaagatcttgatggtgcttatcgttacgccgacttcacactgttggggaatcccaagaggaaggtatgatgagcacagtaacacgtttttccctcagtaagataccaaggtttaatcgaccagtatgaGAAAGGCATGACTTACTTcttaaggtgttgctagctgacgagtggtagggtgcactaccggcgtcagcaacaatgtggaggttgtcaatctcaccggtttgttgaACACGAAGGATtaggcgtatcgagtggaaagagatgtttgcagaaagtaaacagaataggattgcagttgaatttatcagtcaaGGAAACAAGACCggcgtccacagttcactagaggtgtctctccataaagataaatagcatgttggctgaacaaattatagctggaCAAGTGATAGAATATTGAcaaatacatgacaagatgattactatgagatttgatatgggcattacaacataatacatagaccgtaatccaactgcgtctatgactaataatccaccttccggttatcgtccgaacccctttcagtattaagttgcaagcaacaggctATCATATTAAGGAATGTgtttaaagtaaacaatagaattaccctaggataaaacattgttgttttctccctagtatcaACAATacgtctacaatcttagaagttaatgTCACTCTCCcataaaactagaggcatgaacctactatcgagcataaataccccctcttggagtcacaagtgtccacttcgccagagtttctactagcaacagacaacatgcaagatcacaaataacatatgacatgaatatataatcaatctcaacatagtatacaatattcatcggatcccaacaaacacaacatgtaggattacataaagatgatcttgatcatgtagggcatctcacaagatctatacatgaagcacaaagtggagaagacaaccatctagctactgctatggacccatagtccagggatgaactactcacacatcacttcggaggcgggcatggcaatgtagatgcctccggcgatgatttccccctccggcagggtgccgggaagagcttcagaacccctcgagatgggttctacgatggcggccgcgacgtaacttttcgtggatggaggctcgggtatccagggttttcccgagaagatgtataaataggcagaggatttaagtcggtggggtgcctggtgggcccagaccccCCCTTAGCGTGGGCCAGGCCTAGGCTGCGCCATGGGGTggtttggccgccctgtggcgcctattcgacccccctctgtacttcgtcttcatttcggtaaatattgacttcggttttttgtttcgtccaatttcgagaatatttcctgcacaacttttcctaaatacaaaaatagcagaaaagggggaactagcactgtggcattttgttaatagattagtaacgaaaatcatgtaaaagtgcaacgaagtgtaagcaaaacatatatgaattggtgtaaaataagcatgtagcatcaaaaattatagatacgtttgagacgtatcagtgcactgGGTGCTCGCAAGGGATAGAAGGTGGGCTGTAGCTTGCTATAGGTCAAGCGGGGTGGCACCTCTGCGTGTCCGAGCCGCAGTGCTAGCTTTTGGAGTGGAGCGAGCGCCGGGAGCGTGCGAGAGCCGACATGCCAGCAATCTAGCCATTTGCATCCAAACACACATGCCGACCCTTTGCAGCTCCCACCGTCGTCTGCGACTCGCCTTGCCACGCACGATGGTTCCGTACGTTGAAACCACCTGTAGCTCGTACCAATGCCGTGGATACCATTTGAGCGTCACCCTTATTGTCGGTCGCAACTCTCTTTACCGCCGCCACTCACCATCTCGCCAGACACAACTCGTCAACATGTAGCCAAGAACACCTCGCTCCACCCGCACGCAAGGTGTTCGGCCATTTTCCCGGTaggtatttttatttttaatttgtgtCTAGGTAAAATTTGATGGAATGTTTCATAAATTGATTAGCTATGCCGATGAATCAGAGCATCATAGGATCCTAGCTTGTATTGTAGTTTTGCAAGCGGAGATGAATGCCCCTACCCGACACGGAGGTTCAAAGTGTGGGTTGAGTACCAACAAGAATGGTCAAATGGCTATGGTTCATGTGATGCTATTCAATGACTATTTTTTGACAACCCAAGACATGATCCGGTTCAATTTCGACGGAGCctaggaggaagaaggatgtgttcATGCGTCTTGTGTGTGGTGTGATGGGGTATGAtaactacttccaattgaagacatATTGCACCAGACATATTGGCTTGTCATCTTCACAAATGCACTGCTTCTATGAGATGTCTTAGATGTGTATTTGCTACATATATACAGgatgactaccttcgcatgactaAGTACACATGCATTGAAGCCATGTACAAGTTTTGTGCAACAATGGTGAAGGTGTTTGGACTGacctatttgagagcaccaaatgCAGCAAACACAATTGGCTCATGCAAGTTGGTGCAACGAGAGGATTTTCCAGGATGCTTTGAGGCATCAATGTCATGCATTGTGAATGAAAggattgttctttcacttgacaaGGGTTGTATAAAGTCATGTTGGAGCATGAAGTGTCATACTTGAATTTGTGGTAGATTATGACCTATGGAACTAGCACTTTTTTGGTATGATAAGATTTGATAATGGCATCAACGTGCTACAACCTCTCCAAAGTTTATGGGACTTGTTGAAGGCCAAACTCCGGAGTGCAACTATGGGATTAATGGTCACCAATACATCAAAGTATACTACATAGCTGATGGCATCTATCCAAAATGGTCGAATAAATCTTACTTCTCTTCACAACAAAAGAGTTGTAGGAAGGATGTGGTACgagcatttggtgtgctccaagattATTGTGCTATTATCGAGTACCTTTCCCATACATGATCGCtatatcagatgtgggaggtcatGAATGCTTTTGTTATTATGCACAACATGCTCGTGGAGCGTGAGCGAGATGTTGGTGTAGTGTTTGATGAACCCTATGACTACCAAAGCCCTGTTGCCAAGCCACAACAGGTGTCTGCCGATTTTGATCAATTTGTTGACATGCATAAAAAATCGTGACAAAAGGTTGTTCATCAGCAACTGTAAGATGATATATGTGGGCTTGATGCTATGTCAAGAACTAGAATAAACCACTATGTACTTACTTAGGAATTCATGCCAAATATCACCATCACTAGGTCAAGAACTAGGACAAACCACTCACATCAATCATTCTAGTAAGTATTGTTCATCAGCAACTGCAAGATTCAAAGAATTGTTGTACTTCCTCCGTCCTAAAAAAAGGATGTTGCATATTTTCtatatttggatgtatctatacactaaatcgcaTTTAGATACACCTAAATTTAGATAAACCCGTGACATCCTTTTTAGGACGGATGGAGTAGGATATTTGGAGGAGATCATTAGGAATTCTCCCCATTATGGTTGTTTAATTTACATGGTTGGAATCCATAAAATATTTTCCTAAAAAACCCTCCATAGAAAGTACTTACTAGATTTTTTTTCATATGGGTATGACAAACTTTTTAATGAAGTTCTTGtagttctctaacaatatgtgatTCAAAGGACATGTCACTAAATCTCTGCAAATCAAAGAGGCTCTTAAGCTAGCTCATGTGACCCGACAATTGTAATCACTAGCAAATATATTTGTCAAAAAGAACCAAGAGGGGCAGTTAATGGGATGATAAAAGCGATTCACCTTAATTCATGGCAAATAACAATGAATTTTGACGTCTTCGGAATTGCAAGCTCCCCAAAAAGTGTCCATGACCTTTATATCCGACAGTTGTACATAAGAAAAATCAAGAAGAAGCTTACAAACTGACTGTTTTAAAAGTACACCAATACAGTTCATACGGTTGATCGGCGAGGTACCCAACCGAACGACCACTACTCTAGCAGAATGTTTTTATTCCTCTATTTTGTACGTGTAATTCTATCATATTCGTTTGCCTTTTCCCATTCCACTGTCCAAAAAGCCTAAACTACACCTGCTAGCTAGTACAATTTGTTTAATCTGGGGATTAAAAATTAAGATCCCCTAACCTATAATATCTCCCAAACACACACgcgaaaagagagagaagagcatCTTGACCATTCCCCCCACCAAAGTCCACGGGATAAAAGACAACAAAATGCAAAGTTGCACACCTTGCCGGGAAAATCACCATGCCACCTTTTCTCGCCTCTCTCCTCCTAGATCCTAGAGAGAGAAAGGCACCTCAAACCTCTCTCTAGAGAGCTGCTCTATTGCATAGTCTACTAGTGGAAGGGAACGCCTGTAGTGTGTGTGCGTGTGGCAGATGATCGATCATGTCCCTCTGTCACccgagcagctgcggcagcaccagCAAGCTCACAAGATGCCGCGgtcacctccgcctccgcgctaTTAAGCGGCCCGAGCCATGCCCTGCGCCCAGTGCCTGCTGCTTCTGACGCCATGCTCGAACCACCCGAgcccgacgacgacgccgccccaccgccatcgcgaacgcTGGCCGCCGCTTCGCCAAGAGGGCTCGTCCTCGCTTGCGCTGGCCTGTTGCATCGCGGGGACCTCGAGGGGGCACGGCGCATAGCGGGCGCCGTGCTCTCCAGTGCCGACCCCCGGGGCGACGCGGCCGACCGGCTCGCGCACCACTTCGCCCGAGCGCTAGTTCTACGGGCCGACGAGggacacggcggcggcgcgccagcGGTCGTTGGCGCGGGGCCGGCCTCGTCCACGGCGTACCTGGCGTACAACAAGATCGCGCCTTTCCTGCGGTTCGCGCACCTGACGGCCAACCAGGCGATcctagaggccgccgccgccgcccggcgcgTGCACATCGTGGACCTCGACGCTGCGCACGGCGTGCAGTGGCCGCCGCTCCTGCAGGCCATCTGCGACCGCGCCGACGCCAACCTCGGCCCGCCCGAGGTCAGGATCACCGGCGCCGGGCCCGACCGCGACGTGCTACTCCGCACCGGCGACCGCCTCCGCGCCTTCGCCAGCTCCCTCAACCTCCCATTCCGCTTCCACCCGCTACTTCTGCCTTGCACGGGCCAGCTCGCGGCCGACCCGGCCACTGGCCTTGAgctgcacccggacgagacgctgGCCGTCAACTGCGTGTCGTTCCTCCACAGGCTCTCACGGGACGGCGAGCTCGCCGCGTTCTTGAGGTGGGTCCGTTCGATGAACCCCGCCGTGGTGACCGTCGCTGAGAGGGAAGGAAGCGCAGGTGggagagacgacgacgacgacctgccgcggCGAGTGGCCGCGGCAATGGATTTCTACTCGGCGGTGTTCGACGCGCTGGAGGCCACGGTGCCGCCGGGCAGCGCGGAACGGCTGTCAGTGGAGCAGGAGATCCTCGGCACGGAGATCGACGCGGTGGTGGccggccccggcggcggcggcggccggccccgcGGCTTCGAGGAGTGGGCGGCGGCCGCGCACGCCGCGGGGCTCTcgccgcagccggcgagcacgttTGCGGCCGCACAGGCGAGGCTGCTGCTACGCCTGCACTACCCGTCGGAGGGGtatgcggcggaggaggccggcggcgcgtgCTTTCTTGGCTGGCAGACGCGGACGCTCATGTCCGTCTCGTCGTGGCACTAGCAATGCAAGTGACCCATCCGTGCTGTTCCACCATGGGTGCTTCATTGATTGCTTCTTGCTCCCAAGATAGCTACTCCATCGCATTGCCGCAACAACCCTGATGAGCAAGAATATCGGTTTTGCTGAGGTTTCAGAGAGAGGGAATGAAGAATGgggatgtgcatgcatgcatggaagAAACGACCTACTGGAGCTATGATGATCGAGAGAAGTGAAGATCGAGGAAGGCGAAGATGAATTGAAGAGGAGAAGGCTGTGTGTGCTCCACGGATACGTTGCATGACAAGGCGCCAATCGCCATTGGAAGATCTCGGAGAAGATCTTTGGCATTCAACTTGGTAAACCTTCTACCACCACTACTATACTTGATTATTTCTTCTTTGCTTTACATGATTACATCTTCAACTCTCTTTCTTTACTTCTACTTTGTTCAACTTCCCCTCTAAAATTAATAGTGGGGGAGTTGTTATAGATTGCCACAACTTAAAATTTGTTTTGGATTTTCTccaatgtgcaaatctggctactGTTTTTTGTACGAAGCTGTAAGTAAATAATTCTTAGAAATACTGTGAAACTACCTTTTATGAAAATCTAATGACACGATTCTAATCTAGCaaactttttttttgaggggaaacTTATTTTTTATTAATTAAATAGTGACCAAAGATGTGTTAGTTCGTCTTCAAACTCTTTAGGGCATCATACACTTTGGACCAGAGATAACATTTTAATTTGATGCATATCTACATTAATCTCTCACGATTGTTATGCTAATTAATGACCAGAAGGATATGCATGCCCTTGTCTTGCAAAAAAATTAGGCCGAGCTACACACAGAATCGATCTGTTCAACAACATGTAATGAGGATGATCTTGTGGATTGAGTTCATTTTTTAATTTATC includes:
- the LOC124686765 gene encoding protein MONOCULM 1-like, with the protein product MLEPPEPDDDAAPPPSRTLAAASPRGLVLACAGLLHRGDLEGARRIAGAVLSSADPRGDAADRLAHHFARALVLRADEGHGGGAPAVVGAGPASSTAYLAYNKIAPFLRFAHLTANQAILEAAAAARRVHIVDLDAAHGVQWPPLLQAICDRADANLGPPEVRITGAGPDRDVLLRTGDRLRAFASSLNLPFRFHPLLLPCTGQLAADPATGLELHPDETLAVNCVSFLHRLSRDGELAAFLRWVRSMNPAVVTVAEREGSAGGRDDDDDLPRRVAAAMDFYSAVFDALEATVPPGSAERLSVEQEILGTEIDAVVAGPGGGGGRPRGFEEWAAAAHAAGLSPQPASTFAAAQARLLLRLHYPSEGYAAEEAGGACFLGWQTRTLMSVSSWH